GTTTCCAGGTCGTGAGGTCGGTGGCCACAGCGCGCACGCGCTCGGCGAGTCCCGCCTCGTTCGCGGCCACGCGTACGCGCTCCAGGGCCTGCGTCTCGCGGTGCACTGCCGTGACCTGGCACCCGTTGGCCGCCAAGTAGAGCGCCGATCCCTCTTCCGTGGCGCCAGCCACAAGCACGCGCCCTTCAGACGTCTGCGCCATGGCGCGCACGGCGGCGTGGTCGGCCGTCAGCCCCCAGTGCTCGGGACGTCGCAACTCCTTGGCCAGCTTGAGCCGCTTGCGGCGCCAGGTGTCGTAGCCGGGCAGCCGCAACCGCTTGAAGATGATCCGGTTCACCTCGTCGCAGAGCAACAGTTCGGTGAGCAGGATCTGGTCGCCCGAGCCGAGCCGAGACACCGCTTCGTCCCCGATACTGAGCAGGGCCGAACGTTGTATCGATTCCTTGTAGTTCTCGATTTCCTCTTCGACGTACAGGTCGTACTCGTATCGAAGAGAGCGCTGCGGTCGCGAGGCCATGCGCACCCGGGTGTGGACTCACAAATGTTGTATAGGCCGTGCCGCCGCGCAAGCGGGTCTTTCGCTAAACTGGCTCCACGTGCACGACGACTTCCGCATGACCGGCTGCGCGGGCCACCTCCCGCTCCAGGGCGTCGGCAAGCGCGTGCGCGGATTCCACGCTCGACGCGCCGTCGACGACGATCGTCATCTCCACGAACAACTGCCCGGACGGCGTGGAGCGCGACCGCACGGTGCGGACGTCGCGAATGCCGGGAATGGCGGTGGCGATTCGGCGCAGCTTGGCGGCGTCCATGCCTCGGGCGTCCACCAGAATCGGCACCGACTGCCGCAGGATCTGCCAGCCCGTCCGGGCGATGAGCAACGCGACGGCGATGCCCAGGATCGCGTCGGCCCGCGAGGCGCCGGCTCGCGTGAGGAGGAGCGACGCGAGGGCGAGCAGGGTCACGTAGATGTCGCTCGACGTGTGCGCCGCATCGGCGGCGAGGAACGTGCTCTCCAGCGCCCGACTCCGCCCGCGCTCGTACCACACGATGCCGGCATTCACGAAGAGCGTGACCACCATCACGCCGACGTCGACCATCGACACGGCGTGCGCGCCGCGGGCGCGTATCAGCGACATCACCCCCTCGCGCAGCAGTTCGAAACACGAGATCGAGAGGAATCCGACGATGCCGACCGTGCCGATCGTCTCGAACTTCGCGTGGCCGTACGGATGGTCCTCATCGGGGCCGCGGGCGGCGATCGCCACCAGTGTCATGCCGATGACGTTGTTGAAGAGGTCGAGCCCGGATTCCAGCGTCGCGCCGAGCACCGCCAACGCGTGGGTGCGTATGCCCACCGCCAGCTTCAGGGCCGCCACCAGCGCGTTGAGCACGAGCACCGTGCCCAGCACGCGCCGTACGGCGGCGCTGCGCGCGTCGCTGCCGTGTGGCGGGGTGTCGGGCGATCGAGTACCGTTGGGCACGCGCGCATCTTGCCGGGTCACCGGCCTCCCGTCAACCGCCGCCGTGCCCGATGCCCGAACTTCCCGAAGTCGAACGCGCTGTCCGCATGGTGCGCCGCGCGTTGCGCGGGCGGACGATCGTGCGCGCCGACCTGCTGCACCCGAGCCTGACGCGGCGAATCGACCCCGCCGTCGCACGCGGACTTTCGGGCGCCCGCATCGCCGACGTGAAGCGCCGGGGCAAGCATCAATTGATCCGGTTGGCCGACGGCCGGGTGCTCCACGCGCACTTTCGCATGACGGGAGACTGGCTGGTGGAGCCGGCTACCCGGCCGCTGCCCCGCTTTGCCCGCGCGGTTTTCACGCTGGACGACGGACGGCGGCTCGTGCTCGAAGACGCGCGGGCGCTGGCCACGCTCGATGTGCACGCGGCCGGATCGCCGCTCGTGCTGGACCTGGGCGTGGAGCCGGCGGACGTTGCGCTCACCCCCCGATACCTGCGCACGCGACTGGCCACGCGGCGTGGCCCGATCAAACCGGTACTGCTCGACCAGCGCGTGATCGCGGGCCTCGGC
The window above is part of the Gemmatimonadaceae bacterium genome. Proteins encoded here:
- the mutM gene encoding bifunctional DNA-formamidopyrimidine glycosylase/DNA-(apurinic or apyrimidinic site) lyase, with product MPELPEVERAVRMVRRALRGRTIVRADLLHPSLTRRIDPAVARGLSGARIADVKRRGKHQLIRLADGRVLHAHFRMTGDWLVEPATRPLPRFARAVFTLDDGRRLVLEDARALATLDVHAAGSPLVLDLGVEPADVALTPRYLRTRLATRRGPIKPVLLDQRVIAGLGNIYAAEALWRARISPRARASSLSPRRLAVLIAAIRTVIARATGARRTGVGAARLNVYDRESLACRRCGTAIRRVVQGGRSTYFCPGCQRR
- a CDS encoding cation diffusion facilitator family transporter: MTRQDARVPNGTRSPDTPPHGSDARSAAVRRVLGTVLVLNALVAALKLAVGIRTHALAVLGATLESGLDLFNNVIGMTLVAIAARGPDEDHPYGHAKFETIGTVGIVGFLSISCFELLREGVMSLIRARGAHAVSMVDVGVMVVTLFVNAGIVWYERGRSRALESTFLAADAAHTSSDIYVTLLALASLLLTRAGASRADAILGIAVALLIARTGWQILRQSVPILVDARGMDAAKLRRIATAIPGIRDVRTVRSRSTPSGQLFVEMTIVVDGASSVESAHALADALEREVARAAGHAEVVVHVEPV